The Streptomyces sp. NBC_00335 DNA window TGACGATCCTCGCGGTGCTGACCGGGCTCTTCCTGCCCTTCTCGCCGCTGGCCTCCTCGCTGGGCTTCGTACCCCTGCCCGCGAGCTACTTCCCGTGGCTGATCGGCGTGCTGCTCGCGTACTGCACGCTCACGCAGCTGCTGAAGACCGTTTACATCCGCAAGTTCGGTACCTGGCTCTAAGAGCCGGCGAGGAAGGAAGAAGGGAGAAGGCCGATGATGCTCACCGAATGGGAGATGGCCGGGCACCTGGTCGCGGCGCTCGGATTCGGGGCGGCCATCGGCCTGGAACGGCAGTGGCGGGCCCGGATGGCGGGCCTGCGGACCAACGCCCTGGTGGCGGGCGGGGCGGCGCTGTTCGTACTGCTCTCGCAGTACGGGTTCATGAGCGAGGTCTCGGAGGTCCAGTACGACGGCTCGCGGGTCGCCGCCCAGATCGTCTCGGGGATCGGCTTCCTGGGCGCCGGCGTGATCATGCGCGACGGGCTGAGCGTCCGGGGCCTGAACACGGCCGCCACCCTGTGGTGTTCGGCGGCCGTGGGCTGCCTCGCGGGCACCGGGATGTTCGTCCTGGCGGCCTGCG harbors:
- a CDS encoding MgtC/SapB family protein, translating into MMLTEWEMAGHLVAALGFGAAIGLERQWRARMAGLRTNALVAGGAALFVLLSQYGFMSEVSEVQYDGSRVAAQIVSGIGFLGAGVIMRDGLSVRGLNTAATLWCSAAVGCLAGTGMFVLAACGTVGVVGANLLLRPLGRRMDREPGGGAEVATDFHFEAVCLEAEEAHIRHRLVDALGRPGYQLRSIRSQDGPEAGLVTVSALLTAEGEGGRMLEEAVSNLSLDPSVSAVSWSVVPDPSAA